From the genome of Thermogutta terrifontis, one region includes:
- a CDS encoding BNR-4 repeat-containing protein: MISYYDHETGTVPRPVIVHDKGGVDDPHDNAALAVDDQGYLWVFISGRARLRPGFIYRSRRPYSIDDFELVQERELTYPQPWWFPGEGFFFLFTKYTRGRELYFSRSLDGREWLADVKFAGMGGHYQTSWRRQHLVFTAFNYHPGGNVDRRTNLYYLQTDDMGQTWKNVQGDPIEIPLTDPVNNALVRHYEGEHRLVYIHDIDLDRNGYPVILYITSASYKPGPEGHPRWWTVAHWNGKTWEFSEITPANHNYSTGALYIEEDGWRVIGPTQPGPQPIGAGGEIAVWLSRDEGHTWRMVRQLTARSPFNHNYVRRPVNADQGFYAFWADGNPDAFSPSCLYFCTKDADVVYRLPYHMTGEEERPEPLPLTHLNSTGTE, translated from the coding sequence ATGATTTCTTATTACGATCACGAAACAGGGACGGTTCCGCGACCAGTCATAGTTCATGACAAGGGCGGGGTGGATGATCCGCATGATAACGCGGCGCTGGCCGTTGATGACCAGGGATATCTATGGGTTTTTATCAGCGGAAGGGCGCGTCTTCGCCCCGGTTTTATCTACAGAAGCCGCAGGCCATATTCCATCGACGACTTCGAACTCGTTCAGGAGCGAGAACTTACTTATCCACAGCCATGGTGGTTCCCGGGCGAGGGATTTTTCTTTTTGTTTACGAAATACACGAGGGGGCGCGAGCTGTACTTCAGCCGTAGCCTGGACGGGCGAGAGTGGCTTGCGGATGTGAAATTTGCCGGGATGGGCGGGCATTACCAGACAAGTTGGCGACGACAACATCTCGTCTTCACCGCGTTTAATTATCATCCGGGAGGAAATGTTGATCGCCGGACGAATCTTTATTATCTGCAAACCGACGATATGGGACAAACATGGAAAAACGTCCAGGGTGACCCAATCGAAATTCCGTTGACCGATCCGGTGAATAATGCGCTCGTCCGTCACTATGAGGGTGAACACCGTCTTGTCTATATTCACGATATCGATTTGGATCGAAATGGATATCCGGTCATCCTCTACATCACGTCTGCCAGTTACAAACCGGGACCAGAGGGGCATCCACGTTGGTGGACGGTAGCTCACTGGAATGGCAAGACCTGGGAGTTTTCAGAAATCACGCCAGCCAACCACAATTACAGCACGGGAGCCCTTTATATCGAGGAAGATGGTTGGCGAGTTATCGGTCCGACTCAACCGGGACCACAACCCATCGGTGCGGGCGGCGAGATTGCCGTGTGGCTGAGTAGAGATGAAGGTCATACCTGGAGAATGGTCCGGCAGCTCACCGCACGAAGTCCCTTTAATCACAATTATGTACGGCGACCCGTTAACGCTGACCAGGGATTCTACGCATTTTGGGCGGATGGCAATCCGGACGCGTTTTCCCCTTCCTGTCTCTATTTCTGCACGAAAGACGCTGATGTTGTGTACCGCCTTCCCTATCACATGACCGGCGAGGAAGAACGCCCCGAACCACTCCCATTGACTCATCTCAATAGCACTGGGACCGAATAA
- the tgt gene encoding tRNA guanosine(34) transglycosylase Tgt: protein MSTVGGEIFSVVRTDSQTLARCGILRTAHGIVHTPAFMPVGTQATIKGLLPHLVEGTGTEIILSNTYHLLLRPKPETVAALGGLHRFMGWHKPILTDSGGFQVFSLAQLTRIEERGAVFRSHLDGSLVELTPERAIEVQELLGSDIAMVLDHVVALPNERSVIEDAMERSLRWAERCQKAHQRKDQWLFGIVQGGLEPDLRLRCVEELVQMGFDGYAIGGLSVGEPPAEMYRILDVVAPSLPAERPRYLMGVGRPIDLLEAIARGVDLFDCVMPTRNGRNAMAFTEAGPLRMRNACHERDPRPMDPTCPCLACTFSRGYIRHLFMAREMLGPILVSLHNIAFYQRLLRQARAAIEAGSFGDFLEEKRATWSRTTMEDEDELENRSS from the coding sequence ATGAGCACCGTTGGCGGGGAGATCTTTTCAGTTGTCCGCACAGATTCGCAAACACTCGCCCGGTGCGGCATTCTCCGAACGGCCCACGGCATTGTTCACACGCCCGCCTTTATGCCTGTCGGCACGCAGGCAACCATCAAGGGTTTGCTGCCCCATCTGGTTGAAGGGACCGGCACGGAAATCATTTTGTCGAACACATACCACCTCCTTTTGCGTCCGAAACCGGAAACGGTGGCCGCGTTAGGGGGACTTCACCGCTTCATGGGATGGCACAAACCCATCCTCACAGACAGCGGCGGATTCCAGGTGTTCAGCCTCGCTCAACTCACACGCATCGAGGAACGGGGAGCTGTTTTTCGGTCGCATCTGGACGGCTCCCTTGTCGAATTGACACCAGAACGCGCCATCGAAGTGCAAGAGTTGTTGGGCAGCGATATCGCCATGGTTCTCGATCACGTCGTCGCCCTGCCCAACGAAAGGTCGGTCATCGAGGACGCGATGGAAAGGAGTCTCCGCTGGGCGGAACGCTGTCAAAAAGCTCACCAGCGTAAAGATCAATGGCTCTTTGGTATCGTACAGGGAGGGCTGGAACCAGACCTTCGACTTCGTTGCGTTGAAGAGCTCGTTCAGATGGGGTTCGACGGATACGCGATTGGCGGCCTCAGCGTTGGCGAACCTCCCGCCGAAATGTACCGCATCCTGGATGTTGTGGCTCCTTCCTTGCCGGCCGAGAGGCCTCGCTATCTCATGGGTGTGGGACGTCCCATTGATCTTCTGGAAGCGATCGCCCGGGGCGTGGATCTGTTCGATTGCGTGATGCCGACGCGCAACGGCCGGAACGCCATGGCCTTCACGGAAGCTGGACCGCTTCGCATGCGCAACGCCTGCCACGAGCGGGATCCCCGTCCCATGGACCCTACGTGTCCTTGCCTCGCGTGCACCTTCAGCCGGGGATACATCAGGCACCTTTTCATGGCCCGGGAAATGCTGGGACCAATTCTCGTGAGCCTCCACAACATCGCGTTTTACCAGCGGCTTTTAAGGCAGGCGCGAGCAGCGATTGAAGCCGGCTCGTTCGGCGATTTTTTGGAAGAAAAACGGGCCACCTGGTCCCGGACAACGATGGAAGATGAGGACGAACTTGAGAACCGATCGAGCTGA
- a CDS encoding Gfo/Idh/MocA family protein, which yields MKLRLGVIGLGEGWERRYLPALRVLSDRFNLVAVFESVSQRARMAARESSLAVHDSFWTLCRRNDVDAVLVLNPRWLGPLPVLAACEFGKAVYLGASVLLTLEEVTELREAVFRSGVAFMVEFYRRYAPATIRLKELIATRLGPPRLLFCHRRLSHYLKANGTSGPQPVDPIRLDLVELVDWCRFVVGEQATSVMGVLHHCPEKGELDYLMLNLDFSPPGQLGRGPTAQISCGRYIPPHWHEAVSYRPLAELQVVCERGVAFVDLPTTLVWFDEAGRHQELLDHERPIEERLLLHFYRAATSLVQRASDIDDLRFVLSTIHKAEESAAAGRRISLDG from the coding sequence ATGAAGCTGCGACTAGGAGTCATTGGATTGGGGGAAGGCTGGGAACGCCGCTATTTGCCCGCTCTCCGTGTGCTCAGTGATCGTTTTAACCTCGTAGCTGTCTTCGAGTCGGTCTCCCAGCGGGCACGGATGGCAGCGCGGGAATCGAGCCTTGCTGTTCACGACAGTTTTTGGACACTCTGCCGGCGAAATGACGTGGACGCCGTTCTTGTGCTTAATCCCCGCTGGCTGGGGCCATTGCCGGTATTGGCGGCCTGTGAGTTTGGAAAGGCCGTGTATTTAGGGGCTTCTGTCCTCTTGACACTCGAAGAGGTTACCGAATTGCGGGAGGCCGTGTTTCGATCGGGGGTGGCTTTCATGGTGGAGTTCTACCGCCGGTATGCTCCCGCCACAATCCGCCTCAAGGAATTGATCGCGACGCGGTTGGGACCTCCACGACTTCTGTTTTGCCACCGGCGCCTGTCTCATTATCTCAAAGCAAACGGCACATCGGGGCCTCAACCAGTGGACCCCATCCGGCTCGATCTCGTCGAGCTTGTGGATTGGTGCCGGTTCGTCGTGGGCGAACAGGCTACGAGCGTGATGGGGGTTTTACATCATTGCCCGGAGAAAGGAGAACTCGACTATTTAATGCTCAACCTTGATTTCAGTCCTCCGGGGCAACTCGGAAGGGGCCCAACGGCGCAGATTAGCTGCGGCCGCTACATCCCTCCGCACTGGCATGAAGCCGTGAGCTACCGTCCACTGGCGGAGCTGCAGGTAGTCTGTGAACGTGGTGTGGCGTTCGTTGATCTTCCGACAACCCTTGTTTGGTTCGATGAAGCCGGCCGCCATCAGGAACTCCTCGATCATGAACGCCCGATCGAAGAGCGCTTGCTCCTTCATTTTTATCGAGCGGCGACCAGCCTGGTACAGCGTGCCAGCGACATCGACGACTTGCGTTTCGTGCTGAGCACCATTCACAAGGCCGAGGAAAGTGCTGCAGCAGGGCGTCGAATCTCGCTTGACGGCTGA
- a CDS encoding DNA-directed RNA polymerase subunit alpha C-terminal domain-containing protein: MSQAALETDVKQIVLSNSLFGPREVQALASAMAEDPSQYRALRDAVAELELREETPASNVRLGCCLYLLGRFESAISVLKRGDNGALAHFYLGKCYLATQRYDEALESFRAARIAGYNPDDCALGEVEALRGKGELKGAMEILDRLSGSAAESAEYYYQRGATLAALGAPAEEVAALYEKAIQIDPNHVGALFGLAWENDRHGNDDVALELYQRCVSRFPPHLGALINLGILYEDMEQYEKAVRCYQRVLEAFPGHERARLFLKDAQAAGQIVLEEDTTRRRDRLAQILATPVTDFELSVRSRNCLQKMGIMTLGDLCRCTEQDLLASKNFGETSLAEIKEMLASKGLRLGQLLPERPGAPAAEGVGEEEEALPPEEQALLAKPVSELNLSVRARKCLARLGINTVGELIRYSGDELLECKNFGVTSLNEVREKLRALGLKLRGD; this comes from the coding sequence ATGTCGCAAGCGGCGTTGGAGACTGACGTCAAGCAAATCGTCCTCAGCAACTCTCTGTTTGGCCCACGAGAGGTTCAGGCGCTGGCCAGTGCCATGGCGGAGGACCCCTCCCAATATAGAGCACTCCGCGACGCAGTCGCTGAACTGGAACTTCGCGAAGAGACTCCGGCCAGTAATGTCCGACTCGGCTGTTGCCTCTATCTGCTGGGGCGTTTCGAAAGCGCTATTTCCGTCCTCAAACGAGGGGATAACGGTGCGCTCGCCCATTTCTACCTTGGAAAGTGTTATCTAGCTACTCAAAGGTACGACGAGGCACTGGAGAGTTTTCGGGCGGCAAGAATCGCTGGCTACAACCCGGATGATTGCGCTCTCGGGGAAGTGGAGGCTCTGCGGGGGAAAGGAGAGCTCAAGGGGGCGATGGAGATCCTCGATCGGCTTTCTGGTTCCGCCGCCGAAAGTGCCGAGTATTACTACCAGCGTGGTGCCACGCTGGCAGCGTTGGGTGCTCCCGCCGAAGAAGTAGCCGCGCTTTATGAAAAGGCGATTCAAATTGATCCTAACCACGTGGGCGCACTTTTCGGATTGGCGTGGGAAAATGACCGTCATGGCAACGACGACGTCGCTCTCGAACTTTACCAAAGATGCGTATCGCGGTTTCCGCCGCACCTGGGTGCGCTCATCAATCTGGGCATTCTTTACGAGGATATGGAGCAGTACGAAAAGGCTGTCCGCTGCTATCAGAGGGTGTTGGAGGCCTTTCCGGGGCATGAGCGTGCGCGGCTGTTCTTGAAAGACGCCCAGGCGGCCGGGCAGATTGTTCTCGAAGAGGATACCACCCGACGTCGAGATCGCCTCGCTCAGATTCTCGCCACCCCTGTCACAGATTTTGAACTCTCCGTCCGCAGCCGTAACTGCCTCCAGAAAATGGGCATCATGACGTTGGGCGATCTGTGCCGCTGCACCGAGCAAGACCTCCTGGCCAGCAAGAATTTCGGTGAAACGAGTCTCGCCGAAATCAAAGAGATGCTGGCATCCAAAGGGCTCCGTCTCGGGCAGCTGCTCCCCGAGCGTCCAGGCGCGCCTGCCGCAGAGGGCGTTGGGGAAGAGGAAGAAGCCCTGCCTCCCGAGGAACAGGCACTCCTTGCCAAACCGGTCTCCGAGCTGAATCTTTCCGTGCGTGCACGGAAGTGTCTCGCCCGGCTGGGAATCAATACAGTTGGAGAACTGATCCGTTACAGCGGCGATGAATTACTGGAGTGCAAGAACTTCGGCGTAACCAGCCTCAACGAGGTTCGCGAAAAGCTGCGAGCGTTAGGACTCAAGCTTCGCGGGGATTGA
- a CDS encoding ArnT family glycosyltransferase, which translates to MGIQASLLHHLVDEHSVSPANTEIAEAKPTVPQPGRDSGKERFAPVLSLAFAITVLLVSFLGINTLPIIGEEPRRGQVAREMYWAGDWLVPREQGQLYCTRPPLQNWLIAVIGVWRGEFDVWAVRLPSALALVFAAGICWTIAQQHIGPVAGVVAGIAYLTAGQSLTIGQLGETDSLFAAFLGSALLVWFCGGFRSNYGWRWTTAGFLAGLAALTKGLQAPVYFILSTAGFLLISRQGNRIVGKQYLASIGAMALPIALWSIPYCLTTGLQATREIWLGQVEERLATRGFLAHFFSFPVETMGAMLPWSLLFLAWTDKRFRRWATKYRSLITYLILCVTVGFVSLWVIPEAKNRYLLPLYLPAALLFSLPWQYVSETSDKAGNFSAPQPRGFVIFLRLMQALAVLGTAAAIFLCVVRFFSVSTDVFKGLQLPVLSTVIICVLAVSVVVATQLTLKNATPHNLAFSALAVGLFLGVGHRVGILPLQRQLLWSPREQIQSLAGELRAPEKLASLGPVPAAFRFHYPYFVRQLPRGTSVETLLDPVFCVAGSMYSSRARVEQKSGQQVVQFSWNGRLIVCPRLSFCWTPRRVIPLGRTPGRDPQPVVIVGEAITVEREDTTSNPACAPLFKPDQHAAHDTVP; encoded by the coding sequence GTGGGAATTCAAGCGAGCCTACTACACCATCTCGTGGATGAGCACAGTGTCTCGCCGGCGAATACGGAGATCGCCGAAGCCAAACCGACTGTTCCGCAGCCTGGACGAGACTCAGGAAAAGAACGATTCGCGCCGGTCTTGTCTTTGGCATTTGCCATCACCGTCCTTTTAGTCTCGTTCTTGGGAATCAACACGCTGCCCATCATAGGGGAAGAACCGCGACGCGGTCAGGTGGCGCGAGAAATGTACTGGGCCGGCGACTGGCTGGTTCCTCGGGAACAGGGCCAGCTTTACTGTACGCGTCCTCCGCTCCAAAACTGGCTTATTGCCGTAATTGGCGTGTGGCGGGGCGAGTTCGATGTTTGGGCGGTTCGTCTGCCCAGCGCCCTGGCCCTTGTCTTTGCCGCCGGGATCTGCTGGACGATCGCCCAACAACACATCGGACCAGTAGCGGGCGTTGTCGCCGGGATTGCCTACTTGACCGCCGGTCAATCACTGACGATCGGGCAACTTGGAGAGACCGACTCGCTCTTTGCCGCTTTCCTTGGCAGCGCTCTCCTGGTGTGGTTCTGTGGTGGATTTAGATCAAATTATGGGTGGCGCTGGACTACGGCTGGTTTTCTCGCTGGGCTGGCAGCGCTCACAAAAGGGCTTCAAGCTCCCGTTTACTTCATCCTCTCCACCGCGGGTTTCCTCCTCATTTCGCGACAGGGAAATCGCATTGTTGGCAAGCAATACCTCGCTTCCATTGGGGCCATGGCACTGCCCATCGCCCTGTGGAGCATTCCGTACTGTCTGACCACGGGCTTGCAGGCCACGCGAGAGATCTGGTTGGGCCAGGTGGAGGAACGTCTTGCCACCCGCGGGTTTTTAGCCCACTTTTTCTCTTTTCCGGTGGAAACGATGGGGGCCATGCTTCCGTGGTCCCTGTTGTTTTTGGCATGGACAGATAAACGCTTTCGCCGCTGGGCGACGAAGTATCGGTCGCTAATCACTTATCTGATACTTTGCGTAACAGTCGGATTTGTGAGCCTCTGGGTCATCCCCGAAGCCAAAAACCGATATCTTTTGCCGCTTTACCTGCCGGCCGCTCTTCTGTTCTCATTACCGTGGCAATATGTGTCCGAGACATCAGACAAAGCCGGCAACTTTTCTGCCCCACAACCGCGAGGCTTCGTCATTTTTCTCAGATTGATGCAAGCCCTCGCAGTCCTGGGGACTGCCGCGGCAATTTTCCTTTGTGTTGTTAGATTCTTCTCCGTTTCGACGGATGTGTTTAAGGGACTCCAACTTCCCGTTTTATCGACGGTCATTATTTGCGTCCTGGCGGTTTCGGTCGTTGTGGCCACCCAATTGACATTGAAAAATGCTACCCCCCACAATCTCGCTTTTTCTGCTCTCGCCGTTGGACTTTTTCTCGGTGTGGGCCATCGCGTGGGAATTCTGCCCCTCCAACGACAACTCCTGTGGTCGCCCCGTGAACAGATCCAGAGTCTCGCAGGCGAGCTACGGGCACCAGAAAAGTTGGCCAGCCTGGGGCCTGTTCCGGCCGCCTTTCGTTTCCACTACCCGTACTTCGTCAGACAGCTTCCCCGAGGAACGTCCGTCGAAACCCTGCTAGATCCCGTGTTTTGTGTTGCGGGATCAATGTACTCATCGCGCGCTCGCGTCGAACAGAAAAGTGGTCAACAGGTCGTTCAGTTTTCGTGGAACGGCCGATTAATTGTTTGCCCTCGGTTGTCCTTTTGCTGGACACCCCGAAGAGTTATTCCGCTCGGTCGCACGCCCGGCCGGGATCCTCAACCGGTGGTCATCGTTGGCGAAGCGATCACCGTCGAACGCGAAGATACAACTTCCAACCCTGCCTGTGCCCCTCTTTTTAAACCGGACCAGCATGCCGCGCACGATACAGTGCCTTAA
- a CDS encoding helix-turn-helix transcriptional regulator, giving the protein MSEHSPLVRQWMMLRILSSRHYGVTVKELAQELGVSEKTVRRDLDAFSEAGFPLEETVVEHGRKKWKLAGDLTVKGVPLHYDEAIALHVARCFMEPLAGTIFWSAAQRAFNKIRCMFNERALKYVEKMAQAFYQTRVGFCDYSRQAEIIDQIMIGLEDHRTLEIEYQSLKATEPVTYEIHPYGMTYHRGALYLVGWSPGKKEIRHWKVNRISRAEVTDRRFEIPNDFRLDEHFAGSFGVYQGDGDYHIRVRFSAQVARYVSEARWHASQRLHHQRDGSLIAEFDLESLEEFERWILSFGRHAEVLEPPELVERIRYEVEQMARIYNPNNEDQTLTLSSPKSIFEAALPQEEPFLGGRMKSAVSRAQK; this is encoded by the coding sequence ATGTCCGAGCACTCTCCGCTTGTCCGTCAATGGATGATGCTCAGGATCCTCTCCAGCCGTCACTATGGCGTGACAGTGAAAGAGCTGGCTCAGGAGTTGGGCGTCAGCGAGAAAACCGTGCGTCGCGATCTGGACGCTTTTTCTGAAGCAGGATTCCCTTTGGAAGAAACCGTGGTCGAACACGGGAGGAAGAAGTGGAAGCTGGCCGGGGATCTGACGGTCAAGGGGGTGCCGCTCCACTATGACGAGGCCATTGCTCTCCACGTCGCGCGGTGCTTCATGGAGCCGCTGGCAGGAACAATTTTCTGGTCAGCCGCACAGCGGGCGTTCAATAAAATCCGCTGCATGTTCAACGAGCGAGCGCTGAAATATGTGGAGAAAATGGCCCAGGCTTTTTACCAAACCCGCGTGGGCTTTTGTGACTATTCGCGACAGGCTGAGATTATCGATCAGATTATGATTGGACTGGAAGATCATCGTACATTGGAAATCGAATATCAATCGCTGAAAGCCACGGAGCCGGTCACGTATGAAATCCATCCTTACGGTATGACGTATCATCGGGGGGCTCTCTATCTTGTGGGATGGTCCCCCGGGAAAAAAGAGATACGACACTGGAAAGTGAATCGGATAAGTCGGGCGGAGGTGACCGACCGACGGTTCGAAATACCCAACGATTTCCGATTGGACGAACACTTTGCTGGAAGCTTTGGGGTGTATCAGGGGGACGGTGATTATCATATCCGCGTTCGTTTTTCTGCTCAGGTGGCGCGGTATGTCAGTGAAGCGCGGTGGCACGCCAGTCAGCGACTTCATCACCAGCGAGATGGCAGCCTTATAGCAGAGTTTGACCTGGAAAGCCTGGAAGAATTTGAACGATGGATTTTGAGCTTCGGGCGTCACGCGGAAGTGCTTGAGCCACCGGAACTGGTGGAGCGGATTCGTTATGAGGTGGAGCAAATGGCGCGGATTTACAACCCCAATAACGAGGATCAAACACTGACGCTTTCCAGTCCCAAATCCATTTTTGAGGCGGCCCTCCCGCAAGAGGAGCCTTTTCTCGGAGGTCGGATGAAGAGTGCTGTCTCTCGCGCTCAAAAATGA
- a CDS encoding CpaF family protein, with translation MSREAIFEASTRYFLSPILPYLLDDSVTEIMVNGPYEVYIERGGKLEKTDARFPSEDALISAINNVAQWVGREINEEHPVLDARLPDGSRVHAILPPTSRIGPCLTIRKFTREAMTLEDLVRLNSLSEIAKEFLEICVKLRKNILISGGTGTGKTVLLGALSRAIPPEERIVVIEDTSELRLVQPHTIYLEARHGGRDGRGGLTIRHLFSNSLRMRPDRVIVGEVRGGEALDMIQAMLSGHSGSLSTIHASSPRDALIRLETLSLMSDVEIPVYVARAQVASAIHIVIQIARFTEDGSRKITQVSEVAGLDNDGRYILRDLFVSRLVGRSPQGKLVADLAFTGVKPTFADAPKNTGMEHLVQHSAPLWDLAS, from the coding sequence ATGTCGCGGGAAGCCATATTTGAAGCCAGCACCCGATATTTTCTGTCGCCCATTTTGCCTTATTTACTGGACGACAGCGTGACCGAGATTATGGTCAACGGGCCATACGAGGTTTATATCGAGCGCGGCGGCAAACTGGAAAAAACGGATGCGCGATTCCCCAGTGAAGACGCCCTTATTTCTGCAATCAACAATGTGGCCCAGTGGGTTGGTCGAGAAATTAACGAGGAGCACCCGGTTCTGGACGCCCGCCTCCCCGATGGCTCGCGCGTCCACGCTATTCTTCCGCCAACCTCCCGGATTGGACCTTGCCTGACGATTCGTAAATTTACCCGGGAAGCGATGACCCTGGAGGATTTGGTTCGACTCAATTCTCTATCCGAGATCGCCAAGGAGTTTTTGGAAATCTGTGTGAAGTTGCGGAAAAATATACTCATTTCTGGGGGGACCGGTACTGGGAAGACGGTTCTGCTCGGAGCGTTATCGCGTGCAATTCCGCCGGAAGAAAGGATCGTCGTCATCGAGGATACTTCCGAACTGCGTCTCGTTCAGCCACACACGATTTATCTCGAGGCCAGGCACGGCGGCCGTGATGGACGCGGTGGTCTGACGATCCGCCATCTGTTCAGCAATTCGCTTCGTATGCGCCCGGATCGGGTGATTGTGGGAGAGGTGCGCGGTGGCGAGGCGCTGGACATGATTCAAGCCATGCTCAGCGGCCATTCAGGCAGTCTTTCCACGATTCATGCGAGTTCTCCGCGGGATGCCCTCATTCGATTGGAGACGCTCTCGCTGATGTCCGATGTAGAAATTCCCGTGTACGTCGCGCGGGCGCAAGTGGCGTCAGCAATTCACATCGTCATCCAGATTGCCCGATTCACCGAAGATGGATCACGGAAGATCACCCAGGTAAGTGAGGTGGCCGGTTTAGACAATGATGGCCGATATATTCTCCGGGATCTTTTTGTTTCCCGGCTGGTGGGCCGCTCTCCGCAGGGGAAACTGGTAGCGGACCTGGCGTTCACCGGCGTAAAGCCCACTTTTGCGGATGCACCGAAGAATACAGGTATGGAGCATTTGGTACAGCATTCGGCGCCACTCTGGGATCTGGCATCGTGA